A single window of Thermoanaerobaculia bacterium DNA harbors:
- a CDS encoding carbon-nitrogen hydrolase family protein — translation MTTLLAAVCQMRSTSDREGNLRQAEELIRAAAGRGATFVATPENTNYLGPHGEKVQLAETLEGATCSLFSGLARELSLHLLLGSFNEKSSVKGLCFNSSVLFGPTGVRLAVYRKIHLFDVDVPDGVSFRESETVAPGAEIVVAETGLGGVGLSICYDLRFGELYRALVARGAALLAIPSAFTATTGKAHWEILVRARAVESQAFVVAPGQQGAHDDGGLRESHGHSLIVDPWGRILAEAPDGVGIAVAALDLAEVQRVRAAIPIAAHRRLPG, via the coding sequence ATGACGACTCTCCTCGCCGCGGTGTGCCAGATGCGCTCGACCTCGGACCGGGAGGGGAATCTCCGCCAGGCCGAGGAGCTCATCCGTGCGGCGGCGGGGCGCGGGGCGACCTTCGTCGCTACGCCGGAGAACACCAACTATCTCGGGCCGCACGGCGAGAAGGTGCAATTGGCGGAGACGCTCGAGGGGGCGACCTGTTCCCTGTTCTCCGGCTTGGCTCGCGAGCTCTCTCTTCATCTTCTGCTGGGATCGTTCAACGAGAAAAGCTCGGTAAAGGGACTCTGCTTCAACAGCAGTGTCTTGTTCGGACCGACCGGTGTGCGCCTGGCGGTGTATCGCAAGATTCACTTGTTCGATGTCGATGTTCCGGACGGCGTGTCGTTTCGGGAGTCGGAAACGGTTGCGCCGGGAGCTGAGATCGTCGTTGCCGAGACTGGCTTGGGCGGAGTCGGCCTGTCGATCTGCTACGACCTGCGCTTCGGGGAGCTCTACCGGGCGCTCGTCGCCCGCGGCGCTGCCCTGCTCGCGATCCCGTCGGCGTTCACGGCGACGACCGGCAAGGCACACTGGGAGATCCTGGTGCGCGCGCGGGCGGTCGAGTCGCAGGCGTTCGTCGTCGCGCCCGGGCAACAGGGAGCCCACGACGACGGCGGCCTGCGCGAAAGCCACGGCCACTCGCTGATCGTCGACCCGTGGGGTCGGATCCTCGCCGAAGCCCCGGACGGCGTCGGCATCGCGGTGGCCGCGCTCGACCTCGCCGAGGTCCAGCGCGTCCGAGCGGCGATTCCGATCGCCGCCCATCGCCGCCTGCCCGGCTAG
- a CDS encoding pyridoxal-dependent decarboxylase: protein MSRDPRQPTPEAVAATGATGPAAAAGSGLDLSKEQLRQLGAAAVDWMAQYYDGLRDRPLYPSTSSAELRARLAEPLPQEGRPFAELLALWDEVIVPGSRQNGHPRFFGYISAPGTAVAAVADLLAATLNANLTAWRSAPAPVEIEHLAVAWIQEALGCDPGAGGLFTSGGSLANFTALAAARHRQSPGANDSGMRAQARQLVVYISSEGHHATDKAAALLGIGREFVRRIAVDAAFRMDTGELERRIVADRAAGMEPFCVVASAGTVVTGAVDPLESIAAIARRHDLWMHVDACYGGFAALAPSVRERFAGLALADSIALDPHKWLYLPADCGCLIYREPAKLGSAFALGADYTRITATDSEESFAFWDYGPELTRPFRALKVWMILAHAGARAIGDAIESNLDCARYLAELVEASDDFEMRAPVELSVFCFRHLGPAGARAPERSEAAELLLDAWNERLLAALQRGGSSYLSNASIGSRFALRGCVLNYRTTRRDMEILLEDLRREATRLGEGA, encoded by the coding sequence ATGAGTCGCGATCCACGACAGCCGACCCCCGAAGCCGTCGCAGCCACCGGAGCCACCGGACCCGCTGCAGCGGCCGGCTCCGGCCTGGACCTCTCGAAGGAGCAGCTCCGCCAGCTCGGCGCGGCAGCCGTCGACTGGATGGCGCAGTACTACGACGGCTTGCGCGATCGGCCGCTCTATCCCAGTACCTCCTCCGCCGAACTGCGGGCGCGCCTCGCCGAACCGCTGCCGCAGGAGGGGCGACCGTTCGCGGAACTGCTCGCGCTGTGGGACGAGGTCATCGTCCCGGGCAGCCGCCAGAACGGGCATCCTCGCTTCTTCGGTTACATCTCGGCCCCGGGGACCGCGGTGGCTGCGGTCGCCGACCTTCTGGCCGCGACCCTGAACGCCAACTTGACGGCCTGGCGATCGGCGCCGGCGCCGGTCGAGATCGAGCACTTGGCCGTCGCGTGGATCCAGGAGGCACTGGGCTGCGACCCCGGCGCCGGGGGACTCTTCACCAGCGGCGGCTCGCTCGCCAACTTCACCGCCCTTGCCGCCGCGCGCCATCGGCAAAGCCCCGGCGCCAACGACAGCGGCATGCGGGCCCAAGCCCGACAGCTCGTCGTCTACATCTCGTCGGAGGGGCACCATGCAACCGACAAGGCTGCGGCGCTTCTCGGGATCGGCCGCGAGTTCGTCCGGCGCATCGCGGTCGACGCGGCGTTCCGCATGGACACCGGGGAGCTCGAGCGCCGCATCGTCGCCGATCGCGCCGCGGGGATGGAACCGTTCTGCGTCGTCGCGAGCGCGGGAACGGTCGTCACCGGAGCCGTCGACCCGCTCGAGTCGATCGCCGCGATCGCCCGTCGCCACGACCTCTGGATGCACGTCGACGCCTGCTACGGCGGCTTCGCGGCGCTCGCGCCATCGGTCCGCGAGCGCTTCGCCGGCCTCGCGCTCGCCGACTCGATCGCTCTCGATCCGCACAAGTGGCTCTACCTGCCGGCCGACTGCGGCTGCCTGATCTACCGCGAGCCCGCGAAGCTGGGCAGCGCCTTCGCGCTCGGCGCGGACTACACGCGCATCACGGCGACCGACTCCGAGGAGAGCTTCGCCTTCTGGGACTACGGGCCGGAGCTGACGCGCCCGTTCCGCGCCCTCAAGGTCTGGATGATCCTGGCGCACGCCGGCGCCCGTGCGATCGGCGATGCGATCGAGTCCAACCTCGACTGCGCGCGCTACCTGGCGGAGCTCGTCGAAGCGAGCGACGATTTCGAAATGCGGGCGCCCGTCGAGCTCTCGGTTTTCTGCTTCCGCCATCTCGGTCCCGCCGGAGCGCGCGCGCCGGAGCGATCCGAGGCGGCAGAGCTCCTGCTCGACGCCTGGAACGAGCGCCTCCTCGCGGCGCTGCAGCGCGGCGGCAGCTCCTACCTGTCGAACGCCTCGATCGGCAGCCGCTTCGCCCTGCGCGGCTGCGTTCTCAACTACCGCACGACCCGTCGCGACATGGAGATCCTGCTCGAGGACCTCCGCCGGGAGGCGACCCGCCTCGGCGAGGGCGCATAG
- a CDS encoding cytochrome c codes for MKRHASMLGSTLLVALFAVVSSTPFSVAAGQAPAVDRRSPSAAPPMGDLAAPQVGGGISCEAEQKLASLDARVPVPLLPHMANHQKQNMRDHLLAVQEIVTATASGDFGAVESAVERIGYSEEMGEMCNHMGAGAPGFSEQALQFHHTADTIAAAARLRDSAAVLQALGRTLATCTACHATFRQSVVDPATWSSRSTKTAPETPVAQ; via the coding sequence ATGAAGAGGCACGCTTCCATGCTGGGTTCGACCTTGCTGGTCGCCCTGTTCGCCGTCGTATCTTCGACGCCATTCAGCGTCGCCGCCGGTCAGGCTCCCGCCGTCGATCGAAGGTCGCCGTCCGCCGCCCCTCCCATGGGCGACCTGGCCGCGCCGCAGGTTGGCGGCGGCATCTCCTGCGAGGCCGAGCAGAAGCTCGCAAGCCTGGACGCGCGCGTCCCGGTACCCCTGCTGCCGCACATGGCGAATCACCAGAAGCAGAACATGCGCGATCACCTTCTCGCCGTGCAGGAGATCGTGACCGCTACCGCGAGCGGCGATTTCGGCGCGGTGGAGTCCGCAGTCGAGCGCATCGGCTACTCCGAGGAGATGGGCGAGATGTGCAACCACATGGGAGCGGGGGCGCCCGGCTTCAGCGAGCAGGCGCTGCAGTTCCACCATACCGCCGACACCATCGCCGCGGCAGCGCGCCTGCGCGACAGTGCCGCCGTCCTGCAGGCGCTCGGCCGGACGCTCGCGACCTGCACCGCCTGTCACGCCACCTTTCGCCAGAGTGTCGTCGATCCGGCCACCTGGAGCTCGCGGTCGACGAAGACGGCTCCGGAAACTCCGGTCGCGCAGTGA
- a CDS encoding GGDEF domain-containing protein has translation MHIASYDSHSLRDRGPAWWSIAELFSVGQSARLRRLLWIWLGLIAVSIVFGILNVRLDWNGLEFAIAGMPFEVTIYPPFLISVFIAVWLGPTWAAIPIYFANLASALASGIEWPLAALFAVAGVMETLMLWALVVAVRVDPDLRRGRDLAWFAGAGLVAAVTGSLAAILWNSSHALDPFAGQRIWRGWVIGDLLQLLLIVLPILRLAGRRVRGWVDRQFVTPPLHDFTYTHGVALTVVGFGVLGLVVFLGVHQAIGTIEVALDARTASGDLLLPRLREIVLVMGLLSTALIVATGMFSTALARLGERQRRDALQDSLTGCANRRAFAQQFQKEAERSRRLQLGIGLLFADLDHFKEANDRHGHAVGDLILERAARRIEGALRETDLLFRWGGEEFVVLMPHTPPEEVGAIAERVRLALERTALVALPGGPEIAITASLGGAAAATFPFDANALLQQADAACYEAKRRGRNRVELAPTA, from the coding sequence GTGCACATCGCCTCGTACGACTCTCACTCCCTGCGCGATCGCGGCCCGGCCTGGTGGTCGATCGCGGAGCTCTTCTCGGTGGGCCAGAGCGCGCGCCTGCGCCGGCTGCTCTGGATCTGGCTGGGGCTCATCGCCGTCTCGATCGTCTTCGGGATTCTGAACGTCCGCCTCGATTGGAACGGCCTCGAGTTCGCGATCGCGGGCATGCCGTTCGAGGTCACGATCTACCCGCCTTTCCTGATCTCCGTCTTCATCGCGGTCTGGCTCGGCCCGACCTGGGCGGCGATCCCGATCTACTTCGCCAATCTGGCGAGCGCCCTCGCCTCGGGAATCGAGTGGCCGCTCGCGGCTCTCTTCGCCGTCGCCGGCGTCATGGAGACGCTGATGCTCTGGGCGCTCGTCGTCGCGGTGCGCGTCGATCCGGATCTGCGGCGCGGCCGCGATCTCGCCTGGTTCGCCGGCGCCGGACTGGTGGCGGCGGTCACCGGCTCGCTCGCCGCGATCCTGTGGAACAGCAGCCATGCCCTCGACCCGTTCGCCGGCCAGCGCATCTGGCGCGGATGGGTGATCGGCGACCTGCTGCAGCTCCTGCTCATCGTCCTGCCGATCCTGCGACTCGCCGGACGAAGGGTGCGCGGCTGGGTCGACCGCCAGTTCGTCACCCCGCCGCTGCACGACTTCACCTACACCCACGGCGTCGCGCTGACCGTGGTCGGCTTCGGCGTGCTCGGGCTGGTGGTGTTCCTCGGCGTCCATCAGGCGATCGGGACGATCGAGGTCGCACTCGACGCCCGCACCGCGAGCGGCGACCTGCTGCTGCCCCGGCTGCGCGAGATCGTCCTGGTCATGGGGCTGCTGTCGACCGCGCTGATCGTCGCCACGGGCATGTTCTCGACGGCACTGGCCCGCCTCGGCGAACGCCAACGGCGCGACGCGCTGCAGGACAGCCTGACCGGCTGCGCCAACCGCCGCGCCTTCGCGCAGCAGTTCCAGAAAGAGGCGGAGCGCAGCCGCCGGCTGCAGCTCGGAATCGGCCTGCTGTTCGCCGACCTCGACCACTTCAAGGAGGCGAACGATCGGCACGGTCACGCCGTCGGAGATCTCATCCTCGAGCGCGCGGCGCGCCGCATCGAGGGCGCCCTGCGCGAGACCGACCTGCTGTTCCGCTGGGGCGGAGAGGAGTTCGTCGTGCTCATGCCGCACACGCCGCCCGAAGAGGTCGGCGCGATCGCGGAACGGGTTCGCCTCGCCCTCGAGCGGACGGCGCTCGTTGCGCTCCCCGGGGGCCCCGAGATCGCCATCACCGCGAGCCTCGGCGGCGCCGCCGCCGCGACCTTCCCGTTCGACGCCAATGCGCTGCTGCAGCAGGCCGACGCCGCCTGCTACGAGGCCAAGCGCCGCGGCCGCAACCGCGTCGAGCTCGCGCCCACGGCCTGA
- a CDS encoding DMT family transporter, which produces MIGGQNRTWIYLTTAVVLFLIWSNSFIAASYLLGGERPAAQFTWDGLSAARFAPLAPICLFYCFVFRRRQCLELLRRYPFRLPIAGLLAVPAYNLALYYGQQHGIPPPVAALTSALTPLFLLLFAAATLGERFTFRKGTAFFIALAGLFTIALSRGGFAGLPTFGLLLAITAIAPLSWSVYTILGKAVVGASLAHRSRTTDGVTEVRENASPLDWTYLTIGIGSLPLLAALPWHGGREMLALRPGGWLALFHLTVLSALVGYAVWSWLLRHLPASTVAFFIFLNPPLTMFSKLVLAGAFPQLFVFQWVPLELAGSALALGGLAIAIWPGRPPPAVAGAG; this is translated from the coding sequence TTGATCGGCGGCCAGAACCGAACCTGGATCTATCTGACCACCGCGGTCGTTCTCTTCCTGATCTGGAGCAATAGTTTCATCGCGGCCTCGTATCTGCTCGGCGGAGAGCGTCCGGCAGCGCAGTTCACCTGGGACGGGCTCTCGGCGGCGCGCTTCGCGCCGCTCGCTCCGATCTGCCTCTTCTACTGTTTCGTCTTTCGCCGGCGCCAGTGCCTCGAGCTGCTGCGCCGCTATCCGTTCCGGCTACCCATCGCCGGTTTGCTCGCGGTACCGGCCTACAACCTGGCGCTCTACTACGGCCAGCAGCACGGCATTCCGCCGCCGGTCGCCGCGCTCACCAGCGCTCTCACGCCGCTCTTCCTGCTGCTCTTCGCGGCGGCGACGCTCGGCGAGCGCTTCACCTTCCGCAAGGGCACGGCGTTCTTCATCGCGCTCGCGGGGCTCTTCACGATCGCCTTGTCGCGCGGCGGCTTCGCCGGCCTGCCGACCTTCGGACTGCTGCTCGCCATCACCGCGATCGCGCCGCTCTCCTGGTCGGTCTACACCATCCTCGGCAAGGCGGTCGTCGGCGCGAGCCTCGCCCACCGCTCCCGGACGACCGACGGCGTGACAGAGGTGCGCGAGAACGCCTCACCGCTCGACTGGACCTACCTCACGATCGGCATCGGCAGCCTGCCTCTCCTCGCCGCTCTCCCCTGGCACGGCGGTCGCGAGATGCTCGCCCTGCGTCCGGGCGGGTGGCTCGCGCTCTTCCACCTGACCGTTCTGTCGGCGCTCGTCGGCTACGCCGTCTGGAGCTGGCTGCTGCGCCATCTGCCGGCCTCGACCGTCGCCTTTTTCATCTTCCTCAACCCACCGCTCACGATGTTCTCGAAGCTGGTTCTGGCAGGCGCCTTTCCGCAACTCTTCGTCTTCCAGTGGGTTCCGCTCGAGCTCGCGGGCAGCGCCCTCGCCCTCGGCGGTCTCGCGATTGCCATCTGGCCGGGGCGCCCGCCGCCCGCGGTTGCCGGGGCGGGCTAG
- a CDS encoding alkaline phosphatase — MRIDPFRPTGLHVSALALAALLPFPLACTALPSAPPAPRAVVMLIGDGFGFSQLTLARLALAGKGGRMAMEAMPATGFVSTWSASNAVTDSGAGATAFGSGVKTDNRYIGLDPERRPTRSLGEIAKAAGWRVGYVTTTRITHATPACFYAHHDDRYDEEAIAAQLIAADVDLALGGGKANFLPAAESGARRDGRNLLDEAEQSGWRLLERGSPLAWDGTGKLLGLFANGHLAYALDDRNYPAERRDPPLAELTRLALDGLARGDKPFFLMVEGGRIDHAGHEFDAAGVVAESKGFDETVATTLAWAKEHPGTLVVLTADHATGGLAVNDFARIDELARQRASVAWMANQIRNAGAGVEMLSARTGYGDWSAEDVEAIRVAPDSYEACRRLGTKLAVRNGLTWVPRVNDDDTHGHTGEDVPIFAFGPGAERFAGVLDNTEIPQRIAALAGLPFPDTTAGRGPSPP; from the coding sequence ATGCGCATCGACCCTTTCCGGCCGACCGGTCTCCACGTTTCAGCTCTTGCCCTGGCTGCGCTCCTCCCGTTCCCCCTCGCGTGCACCGCCCTGCCGTCCGCGCCGCCGGCACCTCGCGCGGTGGTGATGCTGATCGGCGACGGCTTCGGCTTCTCGCAGCTGACACTCGCCCGCCTGGCGCTCGCGGGCAAGGGTGGACGTATGGCGATGGAGGCGATGCCGGCGACCGGCTTCGTCTCGACCTGGTCGGCCTCGAACGCGGTCACCGACAGCGGCGCCGGTGCGACCGCCTTCGGGTCGGGCGTCAAGACCGACAACCGCTACATCGGGCTCGACCCCGAGCGCCGGCCGACGCGGTCGCTGGGCGAGATCGCCAAGGCGGCCGGTTGGCGGGTCGGCTATGTCACCACGACGCGCATCACGCACGCGACCCCGGCCTGTTTCTATGCCCATCACGACGATCGCTACGACGAGGAGGCGATCGCCGCGCAGTTGATCGCGGCCGACGTCGACCTCGCCCTGGGGGGCGGCAAGGCGAACTTCCTTCCTGCGGCGGAGAGCGGCGCGCGGCGCGACGGCCGGAACCTCCTCGACGAGGCTGAACAGAGCGGCTGGAGACTGCTCGAGCGCGGCTCTCCGCTCGCCTGGGACGGCACGGGCAAGCTCCTCGGACTCTTCGCCAACGGCCACCTCGCCTACGCGCTCGACGACCGCAACTATCCCGCCGAACGCCGGGATCCTCCGCTCGCGGAGCTCACGCGTCTGGCGCTCGACGGCCTCGCCCGGGGCGACAAGCCCTTCTTCCTCATGGTGGAAGGGGGCCGGATCGATCATGCCGGCCACGAGTTCGACGCCGCCGGCGTCGTCGCCGAGTCGAAGGGTTTCGACGAGACCGTGGCGACGACCCTGGCCTGGGCGAAGGAGCATCCCGGAACCCTCGTCGTTCTCACCGCCGACCATGCCACCGGGGGACTCGCCGTCAACGACTTCGCCCGGATCGACGAGCTCGCCCGCCAGCGGGCCTCCGTGGCCTGGATGGCGAACCAGATCCGCAACGCCGGCGCCGGCGTCGAAATGCTCTCCGCCCGCACCGGCTACGGCGACTGGTCGGCGGAGGACGTGGAAGCGATTCGAGTGGCTCCCGACAGCTACGAGGCCTGTCGCCGCCTGGGGACGAAGCTCGCCGTGCGCAACGGCCTGACCTGGGTGCCGCGGGTCAACGACGACGACACCCACGGCCACACCGGTGAAGACGTGCCGATCTTCGCCTTCGGGCCCGGCGCCGAGCGCTTCGCCGGCGTCCTGGACAACACCGAGATCCCGCAGCGGATCGCAGCGCTCGCCGGACTGCCCTTCCCGGACACCACTGCCGGGCGTGGGCCGTCGCCCCCCTGA
- a CDS encoding DUF302 domain-containing protein, with amino-acid sequence MRDTGIAYEVVLDLPFDEAVARCRAELAREGFGVLTEIDIQAKLKEKLGVDVPRNLILGACHPPSAHRALVAMPEVSVLLPCNVAVATEQGRTVVRAMNPEGAMKLLGSAALDEVAVGVGAALRRVLTAVAG; translated from the coding sequence ATGCGAGACACCGGAATCGCCTACGAGGTGGTGCTCGACCTGCCGTTCGACGAGGCGGTCGCGCGCTGCCGTGCCGAGCTCGCCCGCGAGGGCTTCGGAGTCCTGACCGAGATCGACATCCAGGCCAAGCTCAAGGAGAAACTGGGGGTGGACGTCCCTCGCAACCTCATCCTCGGCGCCTGCCACCCCCCCTCTGCCCACCGCGCCCTCGTGGCCATGCCGGAGGTTTCCGTGCTCCTGCCCTGCAACGTCGCCGTGGCGACCGAGCAGGGCCGGACGGTCGTCCGCGCCATGAACCCGGAGGGGGCGATGAAGCTCCTGGGCAGCGCGGCGCTCGACGAGGTCGCCGTCGGAGTCGGCGCCGCTCTGCGCCGGGTCCTCACCGCCGTCGCCGGCTGA
- a CDS encoding diguanylate cyclase — protein MNRRSASWLRWLRWPRWLGTVCAAWFLVSPLRALDPDRAITQYVQNVWRAPGALPHDNITAILQTRDGYLWVGTVDGLARFDGVRSVVFDRSNTPAIANNWIRALLEDRAGRLWIGTLGGGLACLEGGRFTHFGADEGISGEIVAALYSDRTGRLWAGSSDGLFLFSAGRFVRAPGSEALVTRGVRALVEDSDGTLWVGTDSGLFRFVEGTARPLPDELGLSSDAILALANDSSGLWIGTSGGGLKHLAAGTVTTYAAREGLPHHRVWSLAFDRAGNLWIGTDGGGLARLRDGALETFDSRTGLSNDFVWAIHEDREGSLWVGTNGGGLNRLKNGAVRTLTTREGLPGDFVWSVMRDRAGSLWVGTEDAGVARIRTDGITRFGAAEGFVGAARALLERADGSLWIAGDRGLFVLNGERFRPMPLAGHEDDILQALAEDSGGTLWIGTVSDGLLALADGSLRSLNAADSLANESVTALLPASDRTLWVGTIGGLRRRELDGRWTSLTTRDGLPANYVTALFEGRKGEIWAATRGGLARIRDGRVASLTAAQGLFDDALMSAVPGDDGWIWMGSNRGLFASPLAEIEELFAGRRSRVSSRSYGLEDGLRTVEVNHSGASRHKDPDGRLWFATRVGVATIAPGEEQRNPLPPPVLIEEVVADGRTLPQPSPWRLPAGTRRLDFHYTALSFASVPGTVLQHRLEGFDPDWVAAKPDRTISYTSLPHGRYRFRVIAANSDGVWNREGASVEFEIEPRFHETIWFRAGGVLVFAFLGPLFYYARVRTLRRRQTDLERLVAERTAEVGAANARLEQLVREDSLTGVANRRMLDETLDEEWRRASRQRSPLAMLLVDVDLFKDFNDRAGHPAGDACLRAVATSVAETCRRAGEFVARYGGEEFAVLLPGASVADARATAEKVRLGVEALGILHPAAPRTGVVTVSIGVAWAAPGSRRTAAGLLHAADQALYLAKQNGRNRVESAELD, from the coding sequence GTGAATCGGCGATCGGCCAGCTGGCTCCGATGGCTCCGCTGGCCCCGCTGGCTCGGCACCGTCTGCGCCGCGTGGTTCCTGGTCTCCCCTCTGCGGGCGCTGGACCCGGATCGCGCGATCACGCAGTACGTGCAGAACGTCTGGAGGGCGCCGGGCGCGCTGCCGCACGACAACATCACGGCGATCCTCCAGACCCGCGACGGCTACCTCTGGGTCGGCACGGTCGATGGCCTGGCGCGCTTCGACGGCGTGCGCTCGGTCGTCTTCGACAGGTCGAACACGCCGGCGATCGCCAACAACTGGATCCGGGCGCTACTCGAAGATCGGGCCGGGCGCCTCTGGATCGGCACGCTGGGCGGCGGGCTGGCCTGCCTCGAGGGCGGGAGGTTCACCCACTTCGGCGCCGACGAAGGCATCTCCGGCGAGATCGTCGCTGCCCTGTATTCGGATCGCACCGGACGCCTCTGGGCCGGGAGCAGCGACGGTCTGTTCCTGTTCAGCGCCGGCCGCTTCGTTCGCGCGCCGGGCTCCGAGGCCCTCGTGACGCGCGGCGTCCGCGCCCTGGTCGAAGACAGTGACGGGACGCTCTGGGTGGGCACCGACAGCGGTCTCTTCCGCTTCGTCGAAGGCACGGCCCGCCCGCTGCCGGACGAATTGGGTCTGTCGAGCGACGCGATCCTCGCGCTGGCGAACGACAGCTCCGGGCTCTGGATCGGCACCTCGGGCGGCGGCCTGAAACATCTGGCGGCGGGAACCGTCACCACCTACGCCGCAAGGGAGGGTCTGCCGCACCACCGCGTCTGGTCGCTCGCCTTCGACCGCGCCGGCAATCTCTGGATCGGCACGGACGGCGGCGGCCTCGCGCGCCTGCGCGACGGCGCCCTCGAGACCTTCGACTCGCGCACCGGACTCTCCAACGATTTCGTCTGGGCCATCCACGAAGACCGCGAGGGGAGCCTCTGGGTGGGGACCAACGGCGGCGGACTCAACCGACTCAAGAACGGCGCCGTGCGGACCCTGACCACGCGCGAGGGCCTGCCGGGCGATTTCGTCTGGTCGGTGATGCGCGACCGGGCCGGCAGCCTCTGGGTCGGCACCGAGGATGCCGGCGTGGCGCGTATCCGGACGGACGGGATCACCCGCTTCGGCGCGGCCGAAGGATTCGTGGGCGCCGCGCGCGCCCTGCTCGAGCGCGCCGACGGCTCGCTCTGGATCGCGGGCGACCGCGGCCTGTTCGTTCTCAACGGCGAACGGTTCCGGCCCATGCCCCTCGCCGGACACGAGGACGACATCCTGCAGGCGCTGGCCGAGGACAGCGGCGGGACGCTGTGGATCGGCACCGTCAGCGACGGACTGCTGGCGCTCGCCGACGGGAGCTTGCGCTCCCTCAACGCCGCCGACAGCCTGGCGAACGAATCGGTCACGGCGCTCCTGCCGGCCTCCGACCGGACGCTCTGGGTCGGGACCATCGGCGGCCTCCGTCGGCGGGAGCTCGACGGCCGCTGGACCTCGCTCACCACCCGCGACGGTCTGCCCGCCAACTACGTGACCGCGCTCTTCGAGGGCCGCAAGGGAGAGATCTGGGCGGCGACGCGCGGCGGGCTGGCACGCATCCGGGACGGCCGGGTCGCGAGTCTCACCGCCGCCCAGGGACTTTTCGATGACGCACTCATGTCTGCGGTGCCGGGCGACGACGGGTGGATCTGGATGGGCAGCAACCGCGGACTTTTCGCCTCGCCTCTGGCCGAGATCGAGGAGCTGTTCGCGGGCCGCCGTAGCCGCGTTTCGTCGCGCTCGTACGGGCTCGAAGACGGGCTGCGGACCGTCGAGGTGAACCACTCCGGCGCCTCGCGTCACAAGGACCCGGACGGCCGGCTCTGGTTCGCCACGCGGGTCGGAGTCGCCACGATCGCCCCGGGAGAGGAGCAGCGGAATCCGTTGCCGCCGCCGGTGCTGATCGAAGAGGTCGTGGCCGACGGCCGGACCCTGCCGCAGCCAAGCCCCTGGCGCCTGCCGGCGGGCACCCGGCGGCTCGATTTCCACTACACCGCGCTCAGTTTCGCTTCGGTGCCCGGGACCGTTCTCCAACACCGCCTCGAGGGGTTCGACCCGGATTGGGTGGCTGCGAAGCCGGATCGGACGATCTCGTACACCAGCCTCCCCCACGGCCGCTACCGCTTCCGGGTGATCGCGGCGAACAGCGACGGCGTCTGGAACCGCGAGGGGGCGTCGGTCGAGTTCGAGATCGAGCCCCGCTTCCACGAGACGATCTGGTTTCGCGCCGGCGGCGTTCTCGTCTTCGCCTTCCTCGGGCCGCTCTTCTACTATGCCCGGGTGCGCACCCTGCGGCGCCGGCAGACCGATCTCGAACGCCTCGTCGCCGAACGCACGGCCGAGGTCGGGGCGGCCAATGCGCGGCTCGAACAACTGGTGCGCGAAGACAGCCTCACCGGTGTCGCCAATCGGCGCATGCTCGACGAGACGCTCGACGAGGAATGGCGACGCGCTTCTCGCCAGCGTTCGCCGCTCGCCATGCTGCTCGTCGACGTCGATCTGTTCAAGGACTTCAACGACCGCGCGGGCCACCCCGCCGGCGACGCCTGCCTCCGGGCGGTTGCGACCTCGGTCGCCGAGACCTGCCGGCGCGCCGGCGAGTTCGTGGCACGCTACGGCGGCGAGGAGTTCGCGGTGCTGCTTCCCGGCGCCTCGGTGGCCGACGCCCGCGCCACCGCTGAAAAAGTGCGGCTCGGCGTCGAGGCGTTGGGGATCCTTCATCCCGCTGCGCCCCGGACGGGCGTGGTGACCGTGAGCATCGGCGTCGCCTGGGCGGCTCCCGGCTCGAGAAGAACGGCGGCCGGTCTGCTGCACGCCGCCGATCAGGCGCTCTACCTCGCCAAGCAGAACGGCCGCAACCGGGTCGAAAGCGCCGAGCTCGACTAG